In one window of Paenarthrobacter nicotinovorans DNA:
- the rsmG gene encoding 16S rRNA (guanine(527)-N(7))-methyltransferase RsmG, which produces MVEITAAELAAAEKIFGERLDLAKRYVEHLATSGTERGLIGPREVPRLWSRHVLNCAVIESAIARNSHVADVGSGAGLPGLCLAIARPDLELTLIEPLERRVIWLQEVVDDLGLDNVTIMRTRAELAVGMVDADVVTARAVSALTNLAGLTIPLLNGSGEVVAIKGRSASEEIEKAGKVIRKLGGVETSVVVCGQELLEEPTTVVRIIVKKHGKTA; this is translated from the coding sequence ATGGTCGAAATCACCGCAGCAGAACTGGCAGCTGCAGAGAAGATCTTTGGGGAGCGCCTGGATCTTGCCAAGCGCTACGTTGAGCACCTGGCCACGTCAGGAACAGAACGTGGGCTGATTGGCCCGCGCGAGGTTCCCCGTTTGTGGAGCAGGCATGTTCTCAACTGTGCAGTGATCGAGTCCGCCATCGCAAGGAACAGCCACGTTGCCGACGTCGGTTCCGGCGCCGGGCTACCTGGTCTCTGCCTTGCCATAGCCCGCCCGGATCTCGAGTTGACCTTGATTGAACCCTTGGAACGTCGAGTCATCTGGCTTCAGGAAGTGGTGGATGACCTGGGACTGGACAACGTCACCATCATGCGGACACGTGCCGAGTTGGCCGTAGGCATGGTGGACGCTGACGTCGTCACAGCCAGGGCTGTATCAGCGCTGACCAATCTGGCCGGGCTGACCATCCCGTTGCTTAACGGCAGCGGAGAGGTAGTGGCCATCAAGGGTCGCAGTGCTTCTGAAGAGATAGAGAAGGCCGGCAAAGTCATCCGCAAGCTCGGGGGCGTGGAAACGTCTGTCGTGGTTTGCGGGCAGGAGCTGCTGGAAGAACCCACCACTGTGGTGAGGATTATCGTCAAGAAGCACGGAAAGACGGCGTAG